A genomic segment from Cyanobium sp. NIES-981 encodes:
- a CDS encoding ABC transporter substrate-binding protein: MTSPRTTPRTSPGKPRRRQRLLATLLLLGLGAGALSACSQQGGGGADTPVRVGYSAWPGWIPWKVTEEKGLFGLPVTLQWFDGYLDSINALNAGQLDCNSQTLNDTISSIAGGADLQVVLTNDNSTGNDQIIAAEGITSIADLKGKKVAAEEGTVDHYLLLLGLKQAGLTADDITFVPLETGAAAAAFVAGQVDAVGVFAPFTTQALKRSGSATLFSSKEFPGAISDHLVCRTEFVAKNPEKVQKLVDAWFATLGEIEANPGPSLAIMSQRAGVSEEEYKEYNAGTTIFTLEDNLKALEPGTTMASLPYAAEEISAFLQNVGLAKTPPKLDGLFVDTFVKAAK; the protein is encoded by the coding sequence ATGACCTCACCACGAACCACTCCCCGAACCTCACCGGGCAAGCCCCGCCGGCGCCAGCGCCTGCTGGCCACCCTGCTGCTGCTGGGCCTGGGCGCCGGCGCCCTCTCGGCCTGCAGCCAGCAGGGCGGCGGCGGCGCCGACACCCCCGTGCGGGTGGGCTACAGCGCCTGGCCGGGCTGGATTCCCTGGAAGGTCACCGAGGAGAAGGGCCTGTTCGGCCTTCCGGTGACGCTGCAATGGTTCGACGGTTACCTCGATTCGATCAACGCCCTCAACGCCGGCCAGCTGGACTGCAACAGCCAGACCCTCAACGACACGATCAGCTCGATCGCCGGTGGCGCCGATCTGCAGGTGGTGCTCACCAACGACAACTCCACCGGCAATGACCAGATCATCGCCGCCGAGGGCATCACCAGCATCGCCGATCTGAAGGGCAAGAAGGTGGCCGCCGAGGAGGGCACGGTGGATCACTACCTGCTGCTGCTCGGCCTCAAGCAGGCCGGCCTCACCGCCGATGACATCACCTTCGTGCCGCTGGAAACCGGCGCCGCCGCGGCGGCCTTCGTGGCCGGCCAGGTGGATGCGGTGGGCGTGTTCGCCCCCTTCACCACCCAGGCCCTCAAGCGCAGCGGCAGCGCCACCCTCTTCTCCTCGAAGGAGTTCCCCGGCGCCATCAGCGACCACCTGGTGTGCCGCACCGAGTTCGTGGCCAAGAATCCCGAGAAGGTGCAGAAACTGGTGGATGCCTGGTTCGCCACCCTGGGCGAGATCGAAGCCAATCCCGGCCCCTCCCTGGCGATCATGAGCCAGCGGGCCGGGGTGAGCGAGGAGGAGTACAAGGAGTACAACGCCGGCACCACGATCTTCACGCTGGAGGACAACCTCAAGGCGCTGGAGCCGGGCACCACGATGGCCTCGCTGCCCTACGCCGCCGAGGAGATCAGCGCCTTCCTGCAGAACGTGGGTCTGGCCAAGACCCCGCCGAAGCTGGATGGGCTGTTCGTGGACACCTTCGTCAAAGCGGCGAAGTGA
- the glnT gene encoding type III glutamate--ammonia ligase, protein MSATGVMEPPCLAPGLRLPEGLSAEEARTQLAAQGVRYALASFVDLHGVCKAKAVPIAHLPAMLAGSELFTGAALDGVPQDVSDDEVATLPDLSSATVLPWRPDTVWMASTLHLHGQPFEACSRGILERVRGQAARMGLRFHLGVETEFFVLKRGADGSLAPASSSDSLEKPCYDLRGLLDNLDWLDELVQAMNGLGWGVYSFDHEDGNGQFETDFGYADALITADRVTFFRLMAREITRRHGLIASFMPKPFADRTGSGAHFNMSLADLESGTNLFTPADGAGSWVSPLGRQFIAGILRHAPALCAVIAPTVNSYKRLVVQGSMSGFTWAPVFICYGNNNRTNMLRIPGAGSRVECRAADSSCNPYLAAAMLLAAGLEGIREGLDPGEPNLVNAYRLSPEEREARGLHALPRTLGEAVEAFAADPLGREVFGEAMAEAFISFKRQEWASYHGAISRWETERYLELF, encoded by the coding sequence ATGAGCGCCACCGGTGTGATGGAGCCGCCCTGCCTGGCCCCGGGGCTGCGGCTCCCCGAGGGGCTCAGTGCCGAGGAAGCCCGCACCCAGCTGGCGGCCCAGGGCGTGCGCTACGCCCTGGCCAGCTTCGTGGACCTGCATGGGGTGTGCAAGGCCAAGGCCGTGCCGATCGCCCACCTGCCGGCGATGCTGGCCGGCTCGGAGCTGTTCACCGGTGCCGCCCTCGATGGGGTGCCCCAGGACGTGAGCGACGACGAGGTGGCCACCCTGCCGGATCTCAGCTCGGCCACGGTGCTGCCCTGGCGCCCCGACACGGTGTGGATGGCCAGCACCCTGCACCTGCACGGCCAGCCCTTCGAGGCCTGCAGCCGCGGCATCCTCGAGCGCGTGCGCGGGCAGGCGGCCCGCATGGGTCTGCGCTTCCACCTCGGCGTGGAGACGGAGTTCTTCGTGCTGAAGCGCGGCGCCGACGGCTCCCTCGCCCCCGCCAGCAGCAGCGACAGCCTCGAGAAGCCCTGCTACGACCTGCGCGGGCTGCTCGACAACCTCGACTGGCTCGATGAGCTGGTGCAGGCCATGAATGGCCTCGGCTGGGGCGTGTACTCCTTCGACCACGAGGACGGCAACGGCCAGTTCGAGACCGACTTCGGCTACGCCGATGCCCTGATCACGGCGGACCGGGTGACCTTCTTCCGGCTGATGGCCCGGGAGATCACCCGCAGGCACGGGCTGATCGCCAGCTTCATGCCCAAGCCGTTCGCCGACCGCACCGGCAGCGGCGCCCACTTCAACATGTCGCTCGCCGATCTGGAGAGCGGCACCAACCTGTTCACCCCGGCGGATGGCGCCGGCAGCTGGGTGAGCCCGCTGGGACGCCAGTTCATCGCCGGCATCCTGCGCCACGCCCCGGCGCTCTGCGCCGTGATCGCCCCCACGGTGAACAGCTACAAGCGGCTGGTGGTGCAGGGAAGCATGAGCGGCTTCACCTGGGCGCCGGTGTTCATCTGCTACGGCAACAACAACCGCACCAACATGCTGCGCATCCCCGGAGCCGGCAGCCGGGTGGAATGCCGCGCCGCCGACAGCTCCTGCAACCCCTACCTGGCCGCCGCCATGCTGCTGGCGGCAGGCCTGGAGGGCATCCGCGAGGGCCTGGATCCCGGCGAGCCCAACCTGGTGAACGCCTACCGGCTCAGCCCCGAGGAGCGCGAGGCGCGGGGCCTGCACGCCCTGCCCCGCACCCTGGGCGAAGCGGTGGAGGCGTTCGCGGCCGATCCCCTCGGCCGCGAGGTGTTCGGCGAGGCCATGGCCGAGGCCTTCATCAGTTTCAAGCGCCAGGAGTGGGCCAGCTACCACGGCGCCATCTCCCGCTGGGAAACCGAACGCTACCTGGAGCTGTTCTGA
- the hypB gene encoding hydrogenase nickel incorporation protein HypB: MHMPLEDTLGLNLLAANQHQAEHNREHFDAWNLLTLNVMSSPGAGKTSLLERSLAQLASRFAMAVLEGDMTTQLDAERLEAVGVPVVPITTGRACHLDAAMVADGLKLLRQRLDPAALDILWVENVGNLVCPAEFEVGEHRKVALLSVTEGDDKPLKYPVMFREADCVLITKTDLLPYLPVDVERIEAHVRQVNPRCAVIRVSATSGEGLDSWHAWLEQQRALQQQAAVPRPTLVSP, translated from the coding sequence ATGCACATGCCCCTGGAAGACACCCTCGGCCTCAATCTGCTGGCCGCCAACCAGCACCAGGCCGAACACAACCGCGAGCATTTCGATGCCTGGAACCTGCTCACGCTGAATGTGATGAGCAGCCCCGGCGCCGGCAAGACCTCCCTGCTCGAGCGCTCCCTGGCCCAGCTGGCCAGCCGCTTCGCCATGGCGGTTCTGGAGGGGGACATGACCACCCAGCTCGACGCCGAGCGCCTCGAGGCGGTGGGCGTGCCCGTGGTGCCGATCACCACCGGCCGCGCCTGCCACCTGGATGCGGCCATGGTGGCCGACGGCCTCAAGCTGCTGCGTCAGCGCCTGGATCCGGCCGCCCTCGACATCCTCTGGGTGGAGAACGTGGGCAACCTGGTGTGCCCCGCCGAATTCGAGGTGGGCGAGCACCGCAAGGTGGCGCTGCTGAGTGTCACCGAGGGCGACGACAAGCCGCTCAAGTACCCGGTGATGTTCCGGGAAGCCGATTGCGTGCTGATCACCAAGACCGATCTGCTGCCCTACCTGCCGGTGGATGTGGAGCGGATCGAGGCCCATGTGCGCCAGGTGAATCCCCGTTGTGCCGTGATCCGGGTGTCCGCCACCAGCGGCGAGGGCCTGGATTCCTGGCACGCCTGGCTGGAGCAGCAGCGGGCCCTGCAGCAGCAGGCCGCGGTGCCGCGTCCCACCCTGGTGAGCCCATGA
- a CDS encoding hydrogenase maturation nickel metallochaperone HypA, with the protein MRPATWPSIRSGDRPMHEVDMTRCLLLAMQEWKQQHAPAEPEVSTVHLIVGAFTCVEPEQLVFTWNAAVTGSWLAGAALAIETVPLLGRCLRCSNTYAPLAEQGYRSPCCDHPMEEIVSGRELKIRSVDYTLRPPVCRPSSSLLTPA; encoded by the coding sequence ATGAGGCCTGCAACATGGCCGTCGATCAGAAGTGGAGATAGGCCGATGCATGAAGTCGACATGACCAGATGCCTGCTGCTGGCCATGCAGGAGTGGAAGCAGCAGCACGCCCCCGCCGAGCCGGAGGTGTCCACGGTGCACCTGATCGTGGGGGCCTTCACCTGCGTGGAGCCGGAGCAGCTGGTGTTCACCTGGAATGCCGCCGTGACCGGCAGCTGGCTCGCCGGTGCCGCCCTGGCGATCGAAACCGTTCCCCTGCTCGGGCGCTGCCTGCGCTGCAGCAACACCTACGCACCGTTGGCCGAACAGGGCTACCGCTCCCCCTGCTGCGACCACCCGATGGAGGAGATCGTGAGCGGCCGCGAACTCAAGATCCGCTCCGTCGATTACACCCTCCGGCCGCCGGTCTGCCGCCCGTCCTCGTCCCTGCTCACCCCCGCCTGA
- the speB gene encoding agmatinase: MVSPSGAEGAFDRQHPSEGFRALEKERQLPLTGWQQEVDQAHRFGLEAAESIVDRRISTFSRGELPHYAGINTFMKAPYIEDVNRVGDFDVAILGVPHDSGTTYRPGTRFGPQGIRRISALYTPYNYEMGVDLREQIRLCDVGDIFTIPGNNEKSFDQISKGVAHVFSSGAFPIILGGDHSIGFPTVRGVCRHLGDKKVGIIHFDRHVDTQEIDLDERMHTCPWFHATNMANAPAPNLVQLGIGGWQVPREGVKVCRERGTNVLTVTDICEMGLEAAAKFAIQRATDGTDCVYISFDIDCIDAGFVPGTGWPEPGGLLPREALKLLELIVRNVPVCGLEVVEVSPPYDISDMTSLMATRVICDTMAHLVVSGQLPRRQKPAWLHEACNMAVDQKWR; the protein is encoded by the coding sequence ATGGTTTCACCGTCAGGTGCCGAAGGCGCCTTCGATCGGCAGCATCCCAGCGAAGGATTCCGCGCCCTCGAGAAGGAGCGCCAGCTGCCCCTCACCGGCTGGCAACAGGAGGTGGATCAGGCCCATCGCTTCGGCCTGGAAGCGGCCGAGAGCATCGTGGACCGGCGCATCTCCACCTTCTCCCGCGGTGAGCTGCCCCACTACGCGGGCATCAACACCTTCATGAAGGCCCCCTACATCGAGGATGTGAACCGCGTCGGCGACTTCGACGTGGCCATCCTCGGGGTGCCCCACGATTCCGGCACCACCTACCGGCCCGGCACCCGCTTCGGCCCCCAGGGCATCCGCCGCATCTCCGCCCTCTACACCCCCTACAACTACGAGATGGGCGTGGATCTGCGCGAGCAGATCAGGCTCTGCGATGTGGGCGACATCTTCACGATTCCGGGCAACAACGAGAAGAGCTTCGACCAGATCTCCAAGGGCGTGGCGCACGTGTTCAGCAGCGGCGCCTTCCCGATCATCCTGGGCGGCGATCACTCGATCGGCTTTCCCACCGTGCGCGGCGTGTGCCGCCACCTGGGCGACAAGAAGGTGGGGATCATCCACTTCGATCGCCACGTGGACACCCAGGAGATCGATCTCGACGAACGGATGCACACCTGCCCGTGGTTCCACGCCACGAACATGGCCAACGCGCCGGCGCCCAACCTGGTGCAGCTCGGCATCGGCGGCTGGCAGGTGCCGCGCGAGGGGGTGAAGGTGTGCCGCGAGCGGGGCACCAACGTGCTCACCGTCACCGACATCTGCGAGATGGGGCTGGAGGCGGCGGCGAAGTTCGCGATCCAGCGCGCCACCGACGGCACCGACTGCGTGTACATCTCCTTCGACATCGACTGCATCGACGCCGGCTTCGTACCCGGCACCGGCTGGCCCGAGCCGGGCGGCCTGCTGCCGCGGGAGGCCCTCAAGCTGCTGGAGCTGATCGTGCGCAACGTGCCGGTGTGCGGCTTGGAGGTGGTGGAGGTGTCGCCCCCCTACGACATCAGCGACATGACCTCCCTGATGGCCACCCGGGTGATCTGCGACACCATGGCCCACCTGGTGGTGAGCGGCCAGCTGCCCCGCAGGCAGAAGCCCGCCTGGCTGCATGAGGCCTGCAACATGGCCGTCGATCAGAAGTGGAGATAG
- the fumC gene encoding class II fumarate hydratase, with amino-acid sequence MTTPSRATRIETDSMGAMEVPAERYWGAQTQRSIRFFPFGQPMPAAVVHAFGQLKAACAEVNAARGRLDPALAALIVAAAEEVAAGELDAEFPLKVWQTGSGTQTNMNVNEVIANRAIEAAGGVLGSRQPVHPNDHVNLSQSSNDTFPAALHVAVALELRRQLIPAVEGLRAALEAKASAYGGVIKIGRTHLQDAVPLSLGQEFSGYGAQLELGLHTLEAALPQLHQLAIGGTAVGTGLNAPHGFGEAVAARLAERLGLPFTSAPNKFQALAGHEPLAAVHGALTVLAGSLMKIANDIRWLASGPRCGLGELVLPENEPGSSIMPGKVNPTQCESLTMVAVQVMGNNTAVQMAASQGNFELNVFKPLIAHNVLESITLLAGACQGFRTFCIEGLVADEARIATLLDQSLMLVTALTPAIGYDRACAIAKHAHQHQLSLREAALVLGELSAEEFDRWVQPGEMVEASGGRP; translated from the coding sequence ATGACAACGCCGAGCCGAGCCACCCGGATCGAGACCGACAGCATGGGCGCCATGGAGGTGCCCGCCGAGCGCTACTGGGGCGCCCAGACCCAGCGCTCGATCCGGTTCTTTCCCTTTGGCCAGCCGATGCCGGCGGCCGTGGTGCATGCCTTCGGCCAGCTCAAGGCCGCCTGCGCCGAGGTGAATGCCGCCCGCGGACGGCTGGATCCCGCCCTGGCCGCCCTGATCGTGGCGGCGGCCGAGGAGGTGGCCGCGGGGGAGCTGGATGCGGAATTTCCCCTGAAGGTGTGGCAGACGGGCTCCGGCACCCAGACGAACATGAACGTCAACGAGGTGATCGCCAACCGGGCCATCGAGGCGGCTGGCGGCGTGCTGGGGTCCAGGCAGCCAGTGCATCCCAACGACCACGTCAACCTCAGCCAGTCGAGCAATGACACCTTCCCGGCCGCCCTGCACGTGGCCGTGGCCCTGGAGCTGCGGCGGCAGCTGATTCCGGCCGTGGAGGGCCTGCGGGCGGCCCTGGAGGCCAAGGCCTCGGCCTACGGCGGGGTGATCAAGATCGGCCGCACCCACCTGCAGGATGCGGTGCCCCTCAGCCTGGGGCAGGAGTTCAGCGGCTACGGGGCCCAGCTGGAGCTGGGGCTGCACACCCTCGAGGCCGCCCTGCCCCAGCTCCACCAGCTGGCGATCGGCGGCACGGCCGTGGGAACGGGCCTGAATGCCCCCCACGGCTTCGGTGAGGCCGTGGCTGCGCGGCTGGCGGAGCGCCTCGGCCTGCCGTTCACCAGCGCGCCGAACAAGTTCCAGGCCCTGGCCGGCCATGAGCCCCTGGCGGCGGTGCACGGGGCCCTCACGGTGCTGGCGGGCTCGCTGATGAAGATCGCCAACGACATCCGCTGGCTGGCCAGCGGTCCCCGCTGCGGCCTCGGCGAGCTGGTGCTGCCGGAGAACGAGCCGGGCTCCTCGATCATGCCGGGCAAGGTGAATCCCACCCAGTGCGAGAGCCTCACCATGGTGGCGGTGCAGGTGATGGGCAACAACACGGCCGTGCAGATGGCCGCCAGCCAGGGCAACTTCGAACTCAACGTGTTCAAGCCTCTGATCGCCCACAACGTGCTCGAGAGCATCACGCTGCTGGCCGGCGCCTGCCAGGGCTTCCGCACCTTCTGCATCGAGGGCCTGGTGGCCGACGAGGCGCGGATCGCCACCCTGCTCGATCAGAGCCTGATGCTGGTGACCGCCCTGACGCCGGCCATCGGCTACGACCGGGCCTGCGCCATCGCCAAGCACGCCCACCAGCACCAGCTCAGTCTGCGGGAGGCGGCGCTGGTGCTGGGGGAACTGAGCGCCGAGGAGTTCGACCGCTGGGTGCAGCCCGGGGAGATGGTGGAGGCCTCCGGCGGCCGGCCCTGA
- a CDS encoding thylakoid membrane photosystem I accumulation factor yields the protein MGSLLAALLTLAALFSGGPAALASLTNNTYDGNIYALYAGNGSLVPPRSSLAQTLQEHRPAVLVFYLDDDAASKQFSPVVSELQRLWGNNIELIPLVTDPLQNRPDSGPSDPAHYWRGHTPQVVVLNGEGRVVLDAEGPVSVDRINPAVSEATGIPLPDSFRSSGSVSFNELNTEVIGSR from the coding sequence ATGGGGAGCCTGCTGGCCGCCCTGCTGACCCTGGCGGCGCTGTTCAGCGGCGGTCCGGCGGCCCTGGCCTCCCTCACCAACAACACCTACGACGGCAACATCTACGCCCTCTATGCCGGCAACGGGTCGCTGGTGCCACCCCGCAGCAGCCTGGCCCAGACCCTCCAGGAGCACCGGCCGGCCGTGCTGGTGTTCTATCTCGACGACGATGCCGCCAGCAAGCAGTTCTCCCCGGTGGTGTCGGAGCTGCAGCGGCTCTGGGGCAACAACATCGAACTGATTCCCCTGGTCACCGACCCCCTGCAGAACCGACCGGATTCCGGGCCCTCCGACCCGGCCCACTACTGGCGCGGCCACACGCCCCAGGTGGTGGTGCTCAACGGCGAGGGCCGCGTGGTGCTCGATGCCGAGGGGCCCGTGTCGGTGGACCGCATCAACCCGGCGGTGAGTGAAGCCACCGGCATCCCCCTGCCGGACTCCTTCCGCAGCAGCGGCAGCGTGAGCTTCAACGAGCTGAACACCGAGGTGATCGGCAGCCGATGA
- a CDS encoding DUF3685 domain-containing protein, which produces MSPQLLLFAEPLVASGLLRLLAEHFDDLEVVLEPSRLEGAPALVLWRPAAGTGAEVLRRECLLLRERWRPAPLLVLLPPGHGLAASTLLALSAHGLLEAPGLEDLLEAVRTLRAGGRVLQLQTPLPQGMPQERPQQLGLGQKLLVSGLEQIEASSALCRRLLDPPPSQPLQRWALEGRLRELACARQLLLLLWGPLSMAWELPDTAAPVPETPAARAGGGGSLTLQQRNAAGIWLAVRQRLETAITAGLENQSGQLLAIEGLHPERCRDLLLALLDQLESLRGQLASEAEGANALLERWLACQPQLREQALRTMASPYVQLPRQGVLEPVARTLIASSDLTVVDPDLPDLQPMLATLVLAQPLLVEGQLVPADEMRAVLHLERLVANWLVRTAELLAADVLACCGSWPELRRYLLRSDLLATRNLERLRNQLNAQQRWGDLFERPVAIYESRRQLLCVDTGRIAAVNLLEPRDGELQRLGPLQQLVTLALETRDAVAPQLRQLIQSLGNLVVVVLTEVVGRAIGLVGRGILQGMGRRTGRP; this is translated from the coding sequence GTGAGTCCGCAGCTGCTGCTGTTCGCTGAACCCCTGGTGGCGTCGGGGCTGCTTCGCCTGCTGGCCGAGCATTTCGACGACCTGGAGGTGGTGCTGGAGCCGTCACGGCTCGAGGGGGCTCCGGCGCTGGTGCTCTGGCGCCCGGCGGCCGGCACCGGTGCCGAGGTCCTGCGGCGGGAATGCCTGCTGCTGCGCGAACGCTGGCGCCCGGCTCCGCTGCTGGTGCTGCTTCCCCCCGGCCACGGGCTGGCCGCTTCGACACTGCTGGCCCTTTCCGCCCACGGCCTGCTGGAAGCACCCGGCCTGGAGGATCTGCTGGAAGCGGTGCGCACCCTCCGCGCCGGCGGCAGGGTGCTGCAGCTCCAGACTCCGCTGCCCCAGGGCATGCCGCAGGAACGGCCCCAGCAGCTCGGCCTGGGCCAGAAGCTGCTGGTGAGCGGGCTGGAGCAGATCGAGGCCAGCAGTGCCCTCTGCCGCCGCCTCCTCGATCCGCCGCCCAGCCAGCCCCTGCAGCGCTGGGCCCTGGAGGGCCGCCTGCGGGAACTGGCCTGTGCCCGGCAGCTGCTGCTGCTGCTCTGGGGACCCCTCAGCATGGCCTGGGAGCTGCCGGACACCGCCGCTCCCGTTCCCGAAACCCCGGCGGCGCGGGCCGGCGGCGGCGGCAGCCTCACCCTGCAGCAGCGCAACGCCGCCGGCATCTGGCTGGCGGTGCGTCAGCGCCTGGAAACCGCCATCACCGCCGGGCTCGAGAACCAGAGCGGACAGCTGCTCGCCATCGAAGGGCTCCACCCGGAGCGCTGCCGCGACCTGCTGCTGGCGCTGCTCGACCAGCTGGAGAGCCTGCGCGGCCAGCTGGCCTCGGAGGCGGAGGGGGCCAACGCCCTGCTGGAGCGGTGGCTGGCCTGCCAGCCCCAGCTGCGCGAGCAGGCGCTGCGCACCATGGCCAGCCCGTACGTGCAGCTGCCCCGCCAGGGCGTGCTGGAACCGGTGGCCCGCACCCTGATCGCCTCCAGCGACCTCACGGTGGTGGACCCGGACCTGCCCGATCTGCAGCCGATGCTGGCCACCCTGGTGCTGGCCCAGCCGCTGCTGGTGGAGGGCCAGCTGGTGCCCGCCGACGAGATGCGCGCTGTGCTGCACCTGGAGCGACTGGTGGCCAACTGGCTGGTGCGCACGGCGGAGCTGCTGGCGGCGGACGTGCTCGCCTGCTGCGGCAGCTGGCCCGAGCTGCGGCGCTACCTGCTGCGCTCGGACCTGCTCGCCACCCGCAACCTCGAGCGGCTGCGCAACCAGCTCAACGCCCAGCAGCGCTGGGGCGACCTGTTCGAGCGGCCGGTGGCCATCTACGAAAGCCGCCGCCAGCTGCTGTGCGTGGACACCGGACGCATCGCCGCCGTGAACCTGCTGGAGCCCCGGGACGGGGAACTGCAGCGGCTGGGCCCACTGCAGCAGCTGGTGACCCTGGCCCTGGAAACCCGGGATGCCGTGGCGCCCCAGCTGCGGCAGCTGATCCAGAGCCTGGGCAACCTGGTGGTGGTAGTGCTCACCGAGGTGGTAGGCCGGGCGATCGGCCTGGTGGGACGCGGCATCCTGCAGGGGATGGGCCGCCGGACCGGCCGCCCCTAG
- a CDS encoding Fur family transcriptional regulator: MRLSRQRRMVLDLLWAEKSHLSARDIFEKLNDLGRNIGHTSVYQNLEALQSAGVIECLDRANGRLYGYRSDPHSHITCLESGAIEDLDVELPPDLLRQIEERTGYRIETYTLNLTGRRCRPPLEKQP; the protein is encoded by the coding sequence ATGCGGCTGAGCCGTCAGCGGCGCATGGTGCTCGATCTGCTGTGGGCCGAGAAAAGCCATCTCAGCGCCCGGGACATCTTCGAGAAGCTCAATGACCTGGGCCGCAACATCGGCCACACTTCCGTCTATCAGAACCTCGAGGCGCTCCAGTCCGCCGGGGTGATCGAGTGCCTCGACCGGGCCAACGGCCGCCTCTACGGCTACCGCAGTGATCCCCACAGCCACATCACCTGCCTGGAATCCGGAGCGATCGAGGATCTCGATGTGGAACTTCCCCCCGACCTGCTGCGGCAGATCGAGGAGCGCACCGGCTACCGCATCGAGACCTACACCCTCAACCTCACCGGACGCCGCTGCCGGCCCCCGCTGGAGAAACAGCCCTGA
- the hisA gene encoding 1-(5-phosphoribosyl)-5-[(5-phosphoribosylamino)methylideneamino]imidazole-4-carboxamide isomerase, with product MQIIPAIDLLEGQCVRLHQGDYGQVTRFSDDPVAQALAWQAQGAQRLHLVDLDGARTGLPLNDAVVKAITAALSIPVQLGGGVRTAERAEELLACGLDRVILGTVAVEQPELVDALAARHPGRIVVGIDARDGMVATRGWVSASSTEATALAERFSGSGVAAIISTDIATDGTLAGPNLEALRAMATASAVPVIASGGIGCLEHLLSLLSLEPLGVEGVIVGRALYDGSVDLGEAIAAVDEGRLQDCGNPPASASLA from the coding sequence ATGCAGATCATCCCGGCCATCGACCTGCTGGAGGGGCAGTGCGTGCGGCTGCATCAGGGCGACTACGGCCAGGTGACGCGCTTCTCCGACGATCCCGTGGCCCAGGCCCTGGCCTGGCAGGCCCAGGGCGCCCAGCGCCTGCACCTGGTGGACCTCGACGGTGCCCGCACCGGGCTGCCGCTGAACGACGCGGTGGTGAAGGCCATCACGGCGGCGCTCTCGATCCCCGTGCAGCTGGGCGGGGGAGTGCGCACGGCGGAGCGGGCCGAAGAACTGCTGGCCTGCGGCCTTGACCGGGTGATCCTCGGCACCGTGGCGGTGGAGCAACCCGAGCTGGTGGACGCCCTGGCGGCCCGCCACCCCGGCCGCATCGTGGTGGGCATCGACGCCCGCGACGGCATGGTGGCCACCCGCGGCTGGGTGAGCGCCAGCAGCACCGAGGCCACGGCCCTGGCCGAGCGGTTCAGCGGCAGTGGCGTCGCCGCCATCATCAGCACCGACATCGCCACCGACGGCACCCTGGCGGGGCCGAATCTCGAAGCCCTGCGGGCCATGGCCACCGCCAGTGCGGTGCCGGTGATCGCCTCCGGAGGCATCGGCTGTCTCGAACACCTGCTCTCACTGCTGAGCCTCGAGCCGCTTGGCGTGGAGGGGGTGATCGTGGGGCGCGCCCTCTACGACGGCTCCGTGGACCTGGGCGAGGCGATCGCCGCCGTGGACGAGGGGCGGCTGCAGGATTGCGGCAATCCGCCGGCCAGCGCCAGCCTCGCCTGA
- a CDS encoding NAD-dependent epimerase/dehydratase family protein: MQILVMGGTRFVGRPLVEQLLTQGHALTLFTRGRNPVPGGVEHLVGDRSDPEALAPLAGRRFDVIVDSSGRSLADSQAVLERTGAPGHRFVYVSSAGVYADSELWPLDEESPTDPASRHAGKAETEAWLRQQGIPFTSFRPTYIVGPGNYNPVESWFFDRILHGRPVPLPGDGSTITQLGHVRDLATAMARCIEVEASANRIYNCTGSKGVTFRGLVEAAARACGQDPAAVEVRSFNPTGLDKKARKAFPLRLAHFLTDTTRVRRELAWEPAFDLDATLRDSFVHDYALRAPVTPDFSTDEALLAAAA; encoded by the coding sequence ATGCAGATCCTCGTCATGGGGGGAACCCGCTTCGTGGGCAGGCCTCTGGTGGAGCAGCTGCTGACGCAGGGGCATGCCCTGACCCTCTTCACCCGGGGCCGCAATCCCGTGCCTGGCGGCGTGGAGCACCTGGTGGGGGACCGTTCCGATCCCGAGGCTCTGGCGCCGCTGGCCGGTCGCCGTTTCGACGTGATCGTGGACAGCTCCGGCCGCAGCCTGGCGGATTCCCAGGCCGTGCTGGAGCGCACCGGCGCGCCGGGCCACCGGTTCGTCTACGTGAGTTCAGCCGGGGTCTACGCCGATTCCGAACTCTGGCCCCTCGATGAAGAGAGTCCGACCGACCCCGCCAGCCGCCATGCGGGCAAGGCCGAAACCGAAGCCTGGCTGCGGCAGCAGGGCATTCCCTTCACCAGCTTCCGGCCCACGTACATCGTGGGACCCGGCAACTACAACCCGGTGGAGAGCTGGTTCTTCGATCGGATCCTGCATGGCCGGCCCGTGCCCCTTCCCGGCGACGGCAGCACCATCACCCAGCTGGGGCACGTGCGGGATCTGGCCACGGCCATGGCCCGCTGCATCGAGGTGGAGGCCTCAGCGAACCGGATCTACAACTGCACCGGCAGCAAGGGCGTGACCTTCCGCGGCCTGGTGGAGGCGGCGGCCCGGGCCTGCGGCCAGGATCCGGCGGCGGTGGAGGTGCGCAGCTTCAATCCCACCGGCCTGGACAAGAAGGCCCGCAAGGCCTTCCCGCTGCGGCTGGCCCATTTCCTCACCGACACCACCCGGGTGCGGCGGGAACTGGCCTGGGAGCCGGCCTTCGATCTGGACGCCACCCTGCGCGACAGCTTCGTGCACGACTACGCCCTGCGTGCCCCCGTCACGCCGGACTTCTCGACCGATGAAGCCCTGCTGGCCGCTGCCGCCTGA